In Eucalyptus grandis isolate ANBG69807.140 chromosome 4, ASM1654582v1, whole genome shotgun sequence, the following proteins share a genomic window:
- the LOC104441037 gene encoding epoxide hydrolase A, which produces MEQFQHKFIEVQGLKLHVAEIGSGPNVVMFLHGFPEIWYSWRHQMVAMARAGFRVLAPDFRGYGLSDPPPELEKASFGDLIKDLGALLDALGIDKVFLVAKDFGVFPAYMFSLLHQERVQGVVTLGFPHRSPSHPIKYHEHLPEGFYISRWREPGRAEADFGCLDAKTVVRNIYILFSRSEIPIAAENQEIMDIVDPSTPLPSWFTELDLEEYSSLYQKSGVRTALQIPYRSSKEDLGITDFIIKVPSLLVMGGKDYVLKFPGIEEYIRSEKVKEFVPQLEIVFSPEGTHFIQEQSPNEVNQLILDFLKKHI; this is translated from the exons aTGGAACAGTTTCAACACAAATTCATTGAAGTCCAAGGCCTCAAGCTCCACGTTGCCGAGATCGGGTCTG GTCCCAATGTAGTCATGTTCTTGCACGGATTTCCGGAGATATGGTACTCATGGCGGCACCAGATGGTGGCCATGGCGAGAGCGGGGTTTCGCGTGCTAGCGCCTGATTTCAGAGGCTACGGGTTGTCTGATCCACCGCCTGAACTTGAAAAGGCCTCCTTCGGTGACCTTATTAAGGATCTTGGTGCATTGCTTGATGCCCTAGGCATTGATAAG GTGTTTCTTGTAGCTAAAGACTTCGGAGTTTTTCCTGCTTACATGTTTTCCCTCCTCCACCAAGAGAGGGTCCAAGGAGTAGTGACCCTAGGATTTCCACACCGCTCTCCTAGTCATCCCATCAAATATCATGAGCATCTCCCTGAAGGCTTTTACATTTCAAGATGGCGG GAACCTGGACGGGCAGAGGCTGATTTTGGGTGCCTTGATGCTAAAACAGTTGTACGCAATATTTACATACTCTTTTCAAGAAGTGAAATACCAATAGCTGCAGAGAACCAGGAGATTATGGATATAGTCGATCCATCTACCCCTCTTCCCTCTTGGTTTACAGaattagatcttgaagaatACAGTTCTCTGTACCAGAAATCAGGGGTTCGCACTGCATTGCAAATTCCGTACAG GTCGTCTAAGGAGGACCTGGGAATAACTGATTTTATCATTAAAGTTCCATCACTGTTGGTCATGGGAGGGAAGGATTATGTGCTCAAATTTCCAGGCATTGAAGAGTACATCAGGAGCGAAAAGGTCAAAGAATTTGTTCCCCAGCTAGAGATTGTATTTTCACCAGAGGGAACACATTTTATCCAGGAGCAATCCCCCAATGAGGTGAATCAGctgattcttgattttcttaAGAAGCACATTTGA
- the LOC104442656 gene encoding uncharacterized protein LOC104442656, with protein MGQIQHKFIEVQGLKLHVAEIGSGPNVVVFLHGFSEMWYSWWHQMVAVVEAGYCAPAPDYRGYRLFDPPLKPEKASFGGLCDGPSDGARGAGMAMHSRLGPRMNLDGQKLILGALMLKQSCAIYILFSRSELPIAAENQEIMDIVDPSTPLSSWFTEGDLEEYSSLYQKSGFHNTSNDIVLYAWSFKEDMGITDFIIEVPALLVVGGKNYVVKFPGIKEYIRSGKVKDFVPRLEIVFSPEGMHFMQEQSLGEVTQLIIKLLKKHI; from the exons atgGGTCAGATTCAACACAAATTCATTGAAGTCCAAGGCCTCAAGCTCCACGTTGCCGAGATCGGCTCCG GTCCCAATGTAGTCGTGTTCTTGCATGGATTTTCGGAGATGTGGTACTCATGGTGGCACCAAATGGTGGCCGTGGTGGAAGCCGGTTATTGCGCACCAGCGCCTGATTACAGAGGCTATAGGTTGTTTGATCCACCGCTTAAACCTGAAAAGGCCTCCTTCGGTGGCCTTTGTGACGGCCCAAGCGACGGCGCGCGCGGAGCAGGGATGGCGATGCATTCGCGCCTCGGTCCCCGGAT gaacttGGATGGGCAGAAGCTGATTTTGGGCGCCTTAATGCTAAAACAGTCGTGCGCAATATACATACTCTTTTCGAGAAGTGAACTACCAATAGCTGCAGAGAACCAGGAGATAATGGATATAGTCGATCCATCTACCCCTCTTTCCTCTTGGTTTACAGAAGGAGATCTTGAAGAATACAGTTCTCTGTACCAGAAATCAGGGTTCCACAATACTAGTAATGATATTGTGTTATATGCTTG GTCATTTAAGGAGGATATGGGAATAACTGATTTTATCATTGAAGTTCCAGCACTGCTGGTTGTGGGAGGGAAGAATTATGTGGTCAAATTTCCAGGCATTAAAGAGTACATCAGGAGCGGAAAAGTCAAAGACTTTGTTCCGCGGCTGGAGATTGTATTTTCGCCAGAGGGAATGCATTTTATGCAGGAGCAATCCCTTGGCGAGGTGACTCAGCTGATTATCAAACTTCTGAAGAAGCACATTTGA